From the Apis cerana isolate GH-2021 linkage group LG3, AcerK_1.0, whole genome shotgun sequence genome, one window contains:
- the LOC108004071 gene encoding protein SDA1 homolog: protein MVRHNNRLPENLPQLQNLIKRDPESYKEEFLQQYQHYKSTLEVFCLIPNKFNKNLDESVTFLAQVAHCYPYVLESFPQEIIDVLKTYNMVLDNDMRLTFCKVLIQLRNKSLLEPTALLSLFFELLRCQDKNLRQFLETHIITDIKNVNSKQKNAKINTTLQNFMFSMLKDSNVKAAKMSADIMIKLYNKNIWNDTKTVNVLATGCFVKATKVMVACLKFFLGTDSEKQISEETDSDNESNIKEIMMANRVNKKTKKRNKELTRAKRLLTKSKKKEMKAPRFNFSALHLIHDPQDFIEKLFKQLEKNNDRFEIKLITLDVISRLIGLHNLFLLNFYPYLQRFLQPHQREVTKLLQFIAQASHELIPSDILEPILKTIANNFITERNSADVMAIGLNAIREICIRCPLVMNADLLQDLARYKYYKERSVMMAARSLIAVFRNSIPELLHKKDRGRPIEATITLNIPKYGQMYTNDFIPGAEVLFDNEFDKVKEISKNKIKNNIRENDWINVSYINDENCDINDDYNKNDDDDDDDDDDDDDDDDDDDDDDDDDDDDDDDGDGDGDGDGDGDGDGDGDGDDGDGNGDDDDSDDYNDNNSDVDNDNDNDYVFYDNDECDNNDNNEKKEKEKKLEKKEKKKKLNLFVNKNDNEILDVYNIKSNMKNISNMNNKNVIDMNENKDMENKLYKNNDIYISNNFKINYTNIEIDNIMNQNQQKQCNLLTKLEKKQLKTEKRKNAKLKKKDITIEKREKATLISNERLLSDEDFKKIDTALAKQQITYASLKRLHSSEREHGDFVKLTDIENIYKKRKHDKQTRIESVKKGQEGRERFGYKDGRQNPLCSKTNREKKKTKAFQMLKHKVKRKVKRSFKEKQIALRNHLLRQRKMK, encoded by the exons atgGTGAGACATAATAATCGTTTACCAGAGAATCTTCCACAATtacaaaatcttattaaacgaGATCCTGAATCTTATAAGGAAGAA tttCTTCAACAGTATCAACATTATAAATCCACTTTGGaagttttttgtttaataccaaataagtttaataaaaatcttgatgAATCAGTCACTTTTCTAGCACag GTGGCTCATTGTTATCCATATGTGTTAGAATCATTTCCTCAAGAAATTATTGATGTActcaaaacatataatatggTACTTGATAATGATATGCGACTT acATTTTGTAAAGTTTTAATACAACTACGTAATAAATCTCTCTTAGAACCCACTGCTCTTTTGAGTTTGTTTTTTGAACTTTTAAGATgccaagataaaaatttaaggcAATTTCTTGAAACACATATTATtactgatattaaaaatgtgaattctaaacaaaaaaatgcaaaaattaatacaactctacaaaattttatgttttcaatGTTAAAAGATTCTAATGTAAAAGCTGCAAAAATGTCTGCAGATATcatgataaaattgtataataaaaatatttggaatgaTACAAAAACGGTAAATGTGCTAGCAACAGGTTGTTTTGTTAAAGCAACCAAAGTTATGGTTGCTtgcttaaaattctttctggGAACAGATTCAGAAAAACAGATAAGTGAGGAAACTGACAGTGATaatgaatcaaatattaaGGAAATTATGATGGCTAAtagagtaaataaaaaaacaaaaaaacgaaataaagaattaactaGAGCAAAACGATTATTAACG aaatctaaaaaaaaagaaatgaaagcaccgagatttaatttttcggcattACATTTAATTCATGATCCACaggattttatagaaaaattatttaaacaattggaaaaaaataatgatagatTTGAAATTAAGTTAATAACATTGGATGTAATTTCAAGACTTATTGgtttgcataatttatttctattaaatttttatccttattTACAAAGATTTTTACAACCTCATCAAAgag AAGTAACAAagcttttacaatttattgctCAAGCATCTCATGAACTTATACCATCTGATATATTAGAACCAATTTTGAAAACGATagcaaacaattttattacagaACGTAATTCAGCAGATGTCATGGCCATTGG attaaatgCTATTAGAGAAATATGTATACGATGTCCTTTAGTTATGAATGCAGATTTATTACAAGATTTAGCgcgatacaaatattataaagaacgAAGTGTAATGATGGCTGCACGTTCTTTGATTGCTGTATTCAGAAATTCAATACCTGaattattgcataaaaaaGATAGAGGACGTCCTATAGAAGCAactattactttaaatattccaaaatatgGTCAAATGTATACTAATGATTTTATACCAGGAGCTGAAGTTTTATTTGACAATGAGTTTGATAAagttaaagaaatttcaaaaaataagattaaaaacaat ATTAGAGAGAATGATTGGATAAATGTAAGTTATATCAATGATGAAAACTGTGATATCAATgatgattataataagaatgatgatgatgatgatgatgatgatgatgatgatgatgatgatgatgatgatgatgatgatgatgatgatgatgatgatgatgatgatgatgatggtgatggtgatggtgatggtgatggtgatggtgatggtgatggtgatggtgatggtgatgatggtgatggtaatggtgatgatgatgatagcGATGACTATAATGATAACAACAGTGATgtcgataatgataatgataatgattatgttttttatgataatgatgaatgtgacaataatgataataatgaaaaaaaagaaaaggaaaagaagttggaaaaaaaagagaaaaaaaaaaaattaaacttatttgtaaacaaaaatgataatgaaattttagatgtttataatattaaatctaatatgaaaaatataagtaatatgaataataaaaatgttattgatatgaatgaaaacaaagatatggaaaataaattatataaaaataatgatatatatataagtaataattttaaaattaattatacaaacatagaaattgataatattatgaatcaaAATCAACAAAAACAATGTAATCTGTTAACAAAACttgaaaagaaacaattaaagacagaaaaaagaaaaaatgcaaaattgaaaaaaaaagatatcacaatagaaaaaagagagaaggcaACTTTGATATCTAATGAACGATTATTAAGTgatgaagattttaaaaaaatagatactgCATTAGCAAAACAACAAATAACATATGCTAGTTTAAAGAGACTTCATTCTAGTGAAAGAGAACATGGagattttgttaaattgaccgatatagaaaatatttataaaaaacgaaaacatGATAAACAAACTCGGATTGAATCTGTGAAG aaaggacaagaaggaagagaaagattCGGTTATAAAGATGGACGACAAAATCCACTTTGTAGTAAAACaaatcgcgaaaaaaaaaaaaccaaagcttttcaaatgttaaaacataaagtgaaaagaaaagtaaaacgtTCTTTTAAGGAAAAACAAATTGCTTTgagaaatcatttattaagacaacgaaaaatgaaataa
- the LOC114578295 gene encoding origin recognition complex subunit 5 translates to MKKYIFSNIVLFIIKKLLKIIMEKYLEYVDGKIICRKKVIMQLYSLIGYPDEPMPYSIFIYGHVATGKSLVVQNMLSYLKYNVAIINCIEHVNNRYMFDYILSDLSWNFNNLSTNKQTYHKCDNFLDFIINLKEIFIKDTRPIIIVLDKCDKLRDNDVNLLSAFSKLKELSNVNVCVIFISDIVWEKFCIKISIYEPIKIYFSQYTRNEFIEILFLNKSYDHDSIFYKNYLKLFLSVYFLFCRDINELRYMAKINFSKYVKPIEIDQTKRNDTVFLWRNISATFKANLEFIYLRVSEKFTKSDQLSKDIESTMRLALSFELPYYAKYMLIASYLASYNPAAQDKYLFMKQKFKKRKIISKKKIMLNNFCGPYNFPISRMIAIFCAILIEKVDINANLLSQIPSMCQLGLLSIVGNYNLNEPKLKCCVSYDFILVISKTVGFNIQNYLYNFIY, encoded by the coding sequence atgaaaaaatatatttttagtaacattgtattatttattattaagaaacttttaaaaataattatggaaaaatatttggaatatgtAGATGGAAAAATCATATGTCGTAAGAAAGtaataatgcaattatattcattaattggtTATCCTGATGAACCAATGCCTTAtagcatatttatttatggtcATGTAGCTACTGGAAAATCTTTAGTAGTGCAAAATAtgctttcttatttaaaatataatgtggctattattaattgtatagaaCATGTGAACAATAGATATatgtttgattatattttgagtGATTTATcatggaattttaataatttatcaactaATAAACAAACATATCATAAATGTGATAATTTTTTggactttataataaatctcaaagaaatttttataaaagatactcGTCCAATTATAATAGTACTTGATAAGTGTGATAAATTACGAGATAAtgatgttaatttattatctgcaTTTTCAAAACTCAAAGAATTATCAAATGTCAATGtttgtgtaatatttataagtgatATAGTGTGGGAAAAgttttgtatcaaaataagtatttatgaacctattaaaatttatttttcacaatatacacgaaacgaatttatcgaaattttatttttaaataaatcatatgatcatgatagtatattttataaaaattatttaaaactatttctctctgtatattttctattctgtCGAGATATTAATGAATTGCGTTACATggccaaaataaatttttctaaatatgtaAAACCTATTGAAATTGATCAGACTAAAAGAAATGATACTGTTTTCTTATGGAGAAATATTTCTGCTACTTTTAAAGCAAATCtagagtttatttatttacgagtttctgaaaaatttacaaaatctgATCAATTATCTAAAGATATTGAATCAACAATGAGATTGGCATTAAGTTTTGAGTTACcatattatgcaaaatatatgttaattgcATCGTATCTTGCTTCCTATAATCCTGCAGCACaagataaatatctatttatgaaacaaaaatttaagaaaagaaaaattattagtaaaaaaaagataatgttaaataatttttgtggaccttacaattttccaatatcTAGGATGATTGCTATTTTTTGTGCCATTCTCATTgaaaaagttgatataaatGCTAATTTACTCTCACAGATTCCATCTATGTGTCAACTTGGTTTGCTATCAATTgttggaaattataatttgaatgagCCTAAACTCAAGTGTTGTGTATCATATGATTTCATTCTTGTCATATCTAAAACTGTTggatttaatatacaaaactatttgtacaattttatatattaa
- the LOC108004088 gene encoding general transcription factor 3C polypeptide 6 — MENNNDQHNDTSDSEEILVYVEFEVLDDNVFNEKQLQLDMIGIDTEHPIMQINGKFYEGTYEDVVGTYMFFTKTNDSSMSDPVFDIAPNFKYFAKTKKFLKMQRIFIKSRTEVLGDSENNQCIPNSYTLKQAGIPLQYRTEALLFWKTMRSNRLNALHSYLEKQRIRQQKKSQGIILESESDEDNPFAIYEHKEEIFNLDKSEHIHVDSQKELINSDN, encoded by the exons ATGGAAAACAATAATGATCAACATAATGATACATCAGATAGCGAAGAAATTCTCGTATATGTAGAATTTGAAGTACTTGatgataatgtatttaatgaaaaacaattacaattgGACATGATTGGTATAGATACAGAACATCCTATAATGCAAATTAATGGAaag ttttatgaGGGTACTTATGAAGATGTCGTTGGTActtatatgttttttacaaAAACTAATGATTCTTCAATGAGTGATCCTGTATTTGATATTGctccaaattttaaatattttgctaaaactaaaaaatttttaaaaatgcaaagaattttcataaaatctagAACAGAAGTTCTTGGTGattctgaaaataatcaatgtatTCCAAATTCATATACACTTAAACAAGCAGGAATACCACTTCAGTATCGAACAGAAg ctcttttattttggaaaactATGCGAAGTAATAGATTAAATGCATTACATTCATATTTAGAAAAACAACGTATCagacaacaaaaaaaatctcaaggCATAATACTAGAGTCTGAATCTGATGAAGATAATCCATTTGCTATATATGaacataaagaagaaatttttaatttagacaAATCAGAACATATTCATGTTGATTcacaaaaagaattaattaattctgataattaa
- the LOC108004066 gene encoding amidophosphoribosyltransferase isoform X1, which produces MQTNSCNQIISQENKRVKAFQNKKQLRDDIITGLTHECGVFGCIAAGDWPSQIDVAQVVCLGLVALQHRGQESAGIVTSEGVCSKSFHVHKGMGMINNIFNDENMKKLNGNLGIGHTRYSTSAASEEVNCQPFVVHTAHGALAVAHNGELVNTESLRKMVLGRGVGLSTYSDSELITQALCLNPPEGEVNGPDWPARIKHLMQLAPLSYSLVIMQRDKIYGVRDPYGNRPLCLGKIVPIGNLGNESDDDDEAEGWVISSESCGFLSIGARYVREVFPGEIVELTREGIKTIDIVDRPDKKPQAFCIFEYVYFARSDSIFEGQMVYSVRMQCGRELALESPIEADIVSSVPESGTAAAHGYARQSQIPFAEVLCKNRYVGRTFIQPSTRLRQLGVAKKFGALSENVKGKKLILIDDSIVRGNTIGPIIKLLRDAGAKEVHIRIASPPLKYPCYMGINIPTREELIANKLDNVKLAKHVGADSLTYLSVDGLVKAVRFGMDNRESSYIGHCTACLTGDYPDELPSNLDW; this is translated from the exons atgcAAACAAACTCTTGTAATCAGATAATAtctcaagaaaataaaagagttAAAGcattccaaaataaaaaacaattgagAGATGACATAATAACTGGTCTTACACATGAATGTGGAGTTTTTGGATGTATTGCTGCAGGTGATTGGCCATCTCAAATTGATGTTGCTCAAGTAGTTTGTTTgg gTTTAGTAGCATTACAGCATAGAGGTCAAGAAAGTGCAGGTATTGTTACGAGTGAGGGTGTATGTTCGAAATCTTTTCATGTTCATAAGGGCATGGGTatgattaataacatttttaatgatgaaaacatgaaaaaacTAAATGGAAATCTTGGAATTGGTCATACTAGATATAGTACAAGTGCAGCAAGTGAAGAAGTTAATTGTCAACCATTTGTGGTTCATACTGCGCATGGAGCATTAGCAGTTGCTCACAATGGAGAATTAGTGAATACAGAATCTTTGAGAAAAatg GTATTAGGACGTGGAGTAGGTTTATCAACATACTCAGATTCTGAATTAATAACACAAGCACTTTGTTTAAATCCTCCTGAAGGTGAAGTTAATGGTCCAGATTGGCCAGCACGAATAAAACACCTTATGCAATTAGCACCATTATCGTATTCATTAGTAATTATGCAAAGAGACAAGATATATGGTGTTAGAGATCCTTATGGAAATCGCCCATTATGCCTTGGAAAAATTGTACCTATTGGTAATTTGG gaAATGAAtcagatgatgatgatgaagcTGAAGGTTGGGTTATATCATCTGAATCATGTGGCTTTTTAAGTATTGGAGCACGATATGTGCGTGAAGTATTTCCTGGAGAGATTGTAGAATTGACACGGGAGGGTATAAAAACTATAGATATTGTTGATAGACCAGATAAAAAGCCTCAAGCATTCTGCATTTttgaatatgtttattttgcaCGTAGTGATAGTATTTTTGaag GACAAATGGTTTATTCTGTTCGAATGCAATGTGGTCGAGAACTTGCTTTGGAATCTCCAATAGAAGCAGATATAGTTAGTTCAGTACCTGAATCTGGAACTGCAGCAGCACATGGATATGCCAGACAG TCTCAAATACCGTTTGCGGAAGTATTATGCAAGAATAGATATGTTGGTAGAACATTTATTCAACCTAGTACTCGACTCAGGCAACTTGGTGTAGCAAAAAAATTTGGAGCTTTATCAGAAAatgtaaaaggaaaaaaattaattcttatagaTGATTCAATTGTTAGAGGAAATACTATTGGACCTATTATTAAGTTACTTCGTGATGCAGGAGCAaaagaa GTTCATATTAGGATAGCTTCTCCTCCATTAAAATATCCTTGCTATATGGGAATTAATATTCCAACTAGAGAAGAATTAATTGCTAATAAATtggataatgtaaaattagcAAAACATGTTGGAGCTGATAGCTTAACGTATCTTTCAGTAGATGGACTTGTAAAAGCTGTAAGATTCGGTATGGATAATCGTGAAAGCAGTTATATTGGTCATTGTACTGCTTGTTTAACGGGAGACTATCCTGACGAACTTCCTAGTAACTTagattggtaa
- the LOC108004066 gene encoding amidophosphoribosyltransferase isoform X2, with the protein MQTNSCNQIISQENKRVKAFQNKKQLRDDIITGLTHECGVFGCIAAGLVALQHRGQESAGIVTSEGVCSKSFHVHKGMGMINNIFNDENMKKLNGNLGIGHTRYSTSAASEEVNCQPFVVHTAHGALAVAHNGELVNTESLRKMVLGRGVGLSTYSDSELITQALCLNPPEGEVNGPDWPARIKHLMQLAPLSYSLVIMQRDKIYGVRDPYGNRPLCLGKIVPIGNLGNESDDDDEAEGWVISSESCGFLSIGARYVREVFPGEIVELTREGIKTIDIVDRPDKKPQAFCIFEYVYFARSDSIFEGQMVYSVRMQCGRELALESPIEADIVSSVPESGTAAAHGYARQSQIPFAEVLCKNRYVGRTFIQPSTRLRQLGVAKKFGALSENVKGKKLILIDDSIVRGNTIGPIIKLLRDAGAKEVHIRIASPPLKYPCYMGINIPTREELIANKLDNVKLAKHVGADSLTYLSVDGLVKAVRFGMDNRESSYIGHCTACLTGDYPDELPSNLDW; encoded by the exons atgcAAACAAACTCTTGTAATCAGATAATAtctcaagaaaataaaagagttAAAGcattccaaaataaaaaacaattgagAGATGACATAATAACTGGTCTTACACATGAATGTGGAGTTTTTGGATGTATTGCTGCAG gTTTAGTAGCATTACAGCATAGAGGTCAAGAAAGTGCAGGTATTGTTACGAGTGAGGGTGTATGTTCGAAATCTTTTCATGTTCATAAGGGCATGGGTatgattaataacatttttaatgatgaaaacatgaaaaaacTAAATGGAAATCTTGGAATTGGTCATACTAGATATAGTACAAGTGCAGCAAGTGAAGAAGTTAATTGTCAACCATTTGTGGTTCATACTGCGCATGGAGCATTAGCAGTTGCTCACAATGGAGAATTAGTGAATACAGAATCTTTGAGAAAAatg GTATTAGGACGTGGAGTAGGTTTATCAACATACTCAGATTCTGAATTAATAACACAAGCACTTTGTTTAAATCCTCCTGAAGGTGAAGTTAATGGTCCAGATTGGCCAGCACGAATAAAACACCTTATGCAATTAGCACCATTATCGTATTCATTAGTAATTATGCAAAGAGACAAGATATATGGTGTTAGAGATCCTTATGGAAATCGCCCATTATGCCTTGGAAAAATTGTACCTATTGGTAATTTGG gaAATGAAtcagatgatgatgatgaagcTGAAGGTTGGGTTATATCATCTGAATCATGTGGCTTTTTAAGTATTGGAGCACGATATGTGCGTGAAGTATTTCCTGGAGAGATTGTAGAATTGACACGGGAGGGTATAAAAACTATAGATATTGTTGATAGACCAGATAAAAAGCCTCAAGCATTCTGCATTTttgaatatgtttattttgcaCGTAGTGATAGTATTTTTGaag GACAAATGGTTTATTCTGTTCGAATGCAATGTGGTCGAGAACTTGCTTTGGAATCTCCAATAGAAGCAGATATAGTTAGTTCAGTACCTGAATCTGGAACTGCAGCAGCACATGGATATGCCAGACAG TCTCAAATACCGTTTGCGGAAGTATTATGCAAGAATAGATATGTTGGTAGAACATTTATTCAACCTAGTACTCGACTCAGGCAACTTGGTGTAGCAAAAAAATTTGGAGCTTTATCAGAAAatgtaaaaggaaaaaaattaattcttatagaTGATTCAATTGTTAGAGGAAATACTATTGGACCTATTATTAAGTTACTTCGTGATGCAGGAGCAaaagaa GTTCATATTAGGATAGCTTCTCCTCCATTAAAATATCCTTGCTATATGGGAATTAATATTCCAACTAGAGAAGAATTAATTGCTAATAAATtggataatgtaaaattagcAAAACATGTTGGAGCTGATAGCTTAACGTATCTTTCAGTAGATGGACTTGTAAAAGCTGTAAGATTCGGTATGGATAATCGTGAAAGCAGTTATATTGGTCATTGTACTGCTTGTTTAACGGGAGACTATCCTGACGAACTTCCTAGTAACTTagattggtaa